Proteins encoded by one window of Gambusia affinis linkage group LG17, SWU_Gaff_1.0, whole genome shotgun sequence:
- the LOC122846747 gene encoding uncharacterized protein LOC122846747 — protein MANYSSMKLEFLALKWAMTEKFREYLLGQKCIVYTDNNPLRHLSSAKLGATEQRWAAQLASFDFDIKYRSGKSNKNADALSRLHSPGVQDLEAMLPSTLLPKPLQQALGKNRTEVTQAAERRKKNNDQRVKDAPLKEGQFVLLRQLGARGRHKIQDVWGSVVHKVLKAPKERGSVYTIAPVDDELKIKTVHRTMLKPVVWTGSPVGSVLSSPLLDQLPSEEDLSDEGDFLVMRVRSLSPPPAQGAVVTQQTPHPWATVQPDQELPGPSRIQGPLEVELPSLPQPATSRESVRRTQRATAGQHSNVHHLPRPAGAPEQQVGYLPDPVLNTVTAVFRPWC, from the coding sequence ATGGCCAATTATAGTTCTATGAAACTAGAATTTTTGGCACTTAAGTGGGCCATGACTGAAAAGTTTCGGGAGTATTTGTTAGGTCAGAAGTGTATTGTCTACACAGACAATAATCCGTTAAGACACCTCTCCTCTGCTAAGCTGGGTGCTACAGAGCAGCGCTGGGCTGCGCAGCTAGCATCTTTTGACTTTGACATAAAGTACCGTTCAGGTAAAAGTAATAAGAATGCCGATGCATTATCTCGCTTGCATTCTCCTGGGGTACAGGATTTGGAAGCTATGCTCCCAAGTACTTTGCTTCCTAAGCCTTTGCAACAAGCCTTGGGGAAAAATAGAACTGAAGTAACTCAGGCTGCCGAgcgtagaaaaaaaaataatgaccaGCGTGTAAAAGATGCTCCACTGAAAGAGGGGCAGTTTGTATTGCTTCGGCAGCTCGGTGCAAGGGGGCGCCACAAGATCCAGGATGTATGGGGTTCTGTAGTGCATAAAGTTCTCAAAGCACCTAAGGAAAGGGGCTCTGTATACACTATTGCACCTGTAGATGATGAGTTAAAGATTAAAACTGTTCATCGTACCATGTTGAAACCAGTGGTTTGGACTGGGTCTCCAGTTGGGTCTGTTCTTAGTTCACCCTTACTTGATCAGTTGCCATCAGAGGAAGATCTGTCAGATGAAGGTGATTTCTTGGTGATGCGTGTAAGGTCGTTATCTCCTCCCCCAGCACAGGGTGCTGTAGTGACCCAACAAACTCCTCATCCATGGGCTACCGTTCAACCAGATCAAGAACTGCCTGGTCCTTCTAGGATTCAGGGCCCTTTGGAGGTGGAGTTACCATCACTCCCCCAACCTGCTACTAGTAGGGAAAGTGTGCGGCGAACCCAGAGAGCAACTGCAGGTCAGCACTCAAATGTGCATCATCTCCCCAGACCAGCAGGGGCCCCCGAACAGCAGGTTGGGTACCTACCTGATCCAGTATTAAACACGGTAACAGCTGTTTTTAGACCATGGTGTTAG
- the LOC122846746 gene encoding DENN domain-containing protein 1A-like isoform X1 — MSSRIKESPESTFEVYLEVAKPGQHISGPEVQRQFPADYPDQETLLTVPKFCFPFSMDSLTINQVGQNFTFVLTDIESKQRFGFCRLSSGAHTCYCILSYLPWFEVFYKLLNILADCTVKGQESQWQELLVSLHTLPIPEAGVPVHLGVHSFFTVPDIRELPSIPENRNLTEYFVAVDVNNMLHLYASMLYERRILICCSKLSTLTACVHGSAAMLYPMYWQHVYIPVLPQHLLDYCCAPMPFLIGVHSSLMEKVQGMALDDVVLLNVDTNTLETPYDDLQSLPNDVVSSLKSRLKKLSTTTGDGVARAFLKSQVSLFGSYRNALQFEAGEPITFNEETFINHRSSAMRQFLQNAIQLQLFKQFIDGRLDLLNAGEGFNDIFEDEINMGEYAGSDRTYHQWLLTVKKGGGAIFQTVKTKANPAMKTVYKFAKDHAKMRIKEVKSRLKQKEQGENGFTTPRTAVNDDDSTAEFAFSAAAVMKEEPERTWDGHRPVTVHFGQARPPTLLKRPSSNMSLESSCDHSVRPTRHYTVFLSEDSSGDELHYDDESISGFPDSFLFSTPFDWSPLPQPYRSLKEVELIDDCGLGAESLTAPPSPVTEKFSNVNLLGDIFGCQDEPECQTITLAKSLEDLRTPKDFGELQAKFTFQRLDLSISENSRTLPGLKLSNPYNKLGSLGQEPSLLPVCVPPACDRLPSVQLPVQMESCSPLCESSGIAVDSLDPSAIGNITIPRPHGRKTPELGTVLVPPAVQMLYKSSGNGEGRTTPGREEFRQALSMTSDELQQGAPKPDEDGVDLIRLLDPLNSSAQTNLPDALDIRASPACKPALAPRPYPQSLTHFPPHPHTSLNPFAQSLQHYSPTVSGNPFTAVYGPPLGPYIHAPSQPQPFSTLPGHHRQPSPCISTLPPSHGLAPSAASPSVSTLPRSSGSSHALSSLVDSACVFSTPVNTLPKPLQAQEEHQNPPDPFGDLLHMATPLIPQKKKVEDLRRKWETFD, encoded by the exons CTACCTGCCGTGGTTTGAAGTTTTCTACAAGCTGCTGAATATCCTTGCTGACTGCACTGTCAAAGGCCAG GAAAGCCAGTGGCAAGAGCTCCTGGTGTCACTACATACACTCCCCATACCTGAGGCTGGAGTCCCTGTTCACCTTGGTGTG catTCCTTTTTCACTGTGCCTGACATAAGGGAACTCCCAAGCATACCGGAAAAT AGAAACCTAACAGAGTACTTTGTAGCAGTAGATGTCAATAACATGCTTCATTTGTATGCTAGTATGCTTTATGAACGTCGAATCCTCATCTGCTGTAGCAAACTGAGCACT TTGACAGCTTGTGTACATGGGTCTGCGGCCATGTTGTATCCTATGTACTGGCAACATGTTTACATTCCTGTGCTTCCTCAACATCTGTTAGACTACTGCTG TGCCCCAATGCCTTTCCTCATCGGAGTACATTCCAGCCTGATGGAG aaagTTCAAGGGATGGCTCTGGATGATGTGGTCCTCTTGAATGTGGACACTAACACCCTAGAAACCCCCTATGATGACCTTCAAAGCCTTCCCAATGATGTG GTTTCATCCTTAAAAAGCCGTTTGAAGAAACTTTCGACTACAACAGGAGATGGTGTGGCTCGAGCCTTTCTCAAGAGTCAGGTGTCTCTGTTTGGAAGCTACAGGAATGCTCTGCAGTTCGAAGCG GGGGAACCAATAACATTCAACGAGGAGACTTTTATCAACCATCGCTCCAGTGCCATGAGACAGTTCCTTCAGAATGCCATTCAACTTCAACTCTTTAAACAA TTCATTGATGGTCGTTTGGACCTGTTAAATGCAGGAGAGGGTTTCAATGACATTTTTGAAGACGAGATCAACATGGGGGAGTATGCCG GCAGTGACAGGACCTACCACCAATGGCTGCTTACCGTGAAG AAAGGGGGTGGAGCTATCTTCCAAACAGTGAAGACCAAGGCAAATCCAGCCATGAAGACTGTGTACAAGTTT GCAAAGGACCATGCTAAAATGCGCATCAAAGAAGTCAAAAGCCGATTGAAGCAGAAG GAGCAGGGCGAGAACGGCTTCACCACCCCTAGGACAGCAGTCAATGATGATGACAGCACAGCAGAATTTGCTTTCTCCGCTGCTGCTGTCATGAAGGAGGAACCTGAGCGAACATGGGATGGACACAGGCCAGTCACTGTGCACTTTGGACAG GCCCGACCACCAACACTATTAAAGAGACCAAGCAGCAACATGAGTCTGGAAAGCAGCTGTGACCA TTCTGTCCGTCCTACTCGTCACTATACAGTGTTTCTGTCAGAGGATTCATCTGGGGACGAGCTCCATTATGATGATGAGTCCATCTCTGGCTTTCctgacagttttcttttctccactCCTTTTGACTGGTCACCTCT GCCACAGCCATATCGCTCCCTGAAGGAGGTGGAGTTGATAGATGATTGTGGTTTGGGGGCAGAAAGCCTCACTGCCCCTCCTAGTCCAGTTACTGAAAAGTTCTCCAATGTCAACCTGCTGGGAGACATTTTTGGATGCCAAGATGAACCCGAGTGTCAAACAATCACCCTGGCTAAGAGTCTGGAGGACCTGAGAACGCCAAAAGACTTTGGAGAATTACAAGCAAAGTTCACCTTCCAG AGACTGGACCTGAGCATCAGCGAAAACTCCCGAACTCTTCCAGGACTCAAGCTCTCCAATCCTTACAACAAGTTGGGCAGTCTAGGCCAGGAGCCGTCTCTCCTGCCTGTCTGTGTGCCTCCTGCCTGTGATAGGCTTCCGTCTGTCCAACTTCCAGTGCAAATGGAATCCTGCTCCCCTCTCTGTGAAAGCTCTGGCATAGCAGTTGACTCTCTAGATCCCTCTGCCATTGGTAACATAACTATTCCTCGACCCCACGGAAGGAAGACACCCGAGCTGGGAACTGTTCTGGTGCCCCCTGCTGTGCAAATGCTTTACAAGAGTTCAGGGAATGGTGAAGGAAGAACTACTCCAGGAAGAGAAGAATTCCGGCAGGCTTTGAGCATGACCTCAGATGAACTCCAGCAGGGGGCCCCAAAACCTGATGAGGACGGTGTCGATCTGATCAGGCTTTTGGACCCCTTGAACAGCTCAGCACAGACTAACCTCCCAGATGCTTTGGATATCAGGGCATCGCCTGCATGCAAGCCAGCTCTAGCACCCAGGCCCTACCCACAGAGTCTGACCCATTTTCCTCCTCACCCTCACACATCTCTAAACCCATTTGCCCAGTCTTTGCAGCACTACTCACCAACTGTCAGTGGAAATCCCTTTACAGCCGTCTATGGTCCTCCTTTAGGTCCATACATCCACGCTCCATCCCAGCCTCAGCCCTTCTCTACATTACCCGGACACCACAGACAGCCGTCCCCCTGCATTTCCACCCTACCCCCCAGCCACGGGCTGGCCCCGTCAGCGGCCTCCCCCTCAGTCAGTACTCTGCCTCGCTCCTCTGGCAGCAGCCATGCCCTCTCCAGCCTGGTGGATTCCGCCTGTGTCTTCAGCACACCTGTAAACACGCTGCCAAAGCCTCTGCAGGCACAAGAAGAACATCAGAACCCTCCGGATCCTTTTGGGGACCTGCTTCATATGGCCACACCTCTTATACCACAAAAGAAGAAGGTAGAGGACCTCAGGAGGAAGTGGGAAACATTTGACTAA
- the tpm2 gene encoding tropomyosin beta chain isoform X4, with protein sequence MATLTSIDAVRRKIQNLQQQAYEAEDRAELFQTEVDMEREARERAEAEVASLNRRIQLVEEELDRAQERLATALQKLEEAEKAADESERGMKVIENRATKDEEKMEIQEMQLKEAKHIAEEADRKYEEVARKLVILEGDLERSEERAEVAEAKSADLEEELKNVTNNLKSLEAQAEKYSQKEDKYEEEIKVLTEKLKEAETRAEFAERSVAKLEKTIDDLEEKLAQAKEENLDMHQVLDQTLQELNNL encoded by the exons ATGGCGACCTTAACATCCATAGACGCTGTTAGGAGGAAAatccagaacctgcagcagcaggCTTACGAGGCGGAGGACCGGGCCGAACTCTTCCAGACGGAGGTGGACATGGAGAGGGAGGCCAGAGAGAGG GCGGAGGCAGAAGTGGCGTCTCTGAATAGGCGCATCCAGCTGGTAGAAGAGGAGTTGGACCGAGCTCAGGAGAGGCTAGCTACTGCTCTACAGAAGCTGGAGGAGGCAGAGAAAGCTGCAGATGAAAGCGAGAG AGGAATGAAGGTGATAGAGAACAGAGCAacaaaagatgaagagaaaatggAAATCCAGGAGATGCAGCTCAAGGAGGCCAAACACATTGCTGAAGAGGCGGACCGTAAATATGAAGAG GTTGCACGTAAACTGGTGATTCTGGAGGGAGATCTGGAACGCTCAGAGGAGCGTGCTGAGGTGGCTGAGGC TAAATCAGCTGACCTTGAGGAAGAATTGAAAAATGTCACCAACAACTTGAAGTCCCTGGAAGCCCAGGCTGAGAAG TACTCACAAAAAGAGGACAAATATGAAGAAGAGATTAAAGTGCTTACAGAGAAGCTGAAGGAG GCTGAAACCCGGGCAGAGTTTGCAGAAAGGTCTGTGGCTAAGCTGGAGAAGACAATTGATGATCTAGAAG agaAGCTGGCCCAGGCCAAAGAAGAGAACCTGGATATGCACCAGGTGTTGGATCAAACGCTGCAGGAGCTCAACAATCTATAG
- the tpm2 gene encoding tropomyosin beta chain isoform X3, whose protein sequence is MEAIKKKMQMLKLDKENAIDRAEQAEVDKKGAEDKCKQLEEELLGLQKKLKGVEDELDKYSESLKDAQEKLEQAEKKATDAEAEVASLNRRIQLVEEELDRAQERLATALQKLEEAEKAADESERGMKVIENRATKDEEKMEIQEMQLKEAKHIAEEADRKYEEVARKLVILEGDLERSEERAEVAEARVRELEQELRLMDQNLKLMMCGEEEYSQKEDKYEEEIKVLTEKLKEAETRAEFAERSVAKLEKTIDDLEEKLAQAKEENLDMHQVLDQTLQELNNL, encoded by the exons ATGGAGGCCATCAAGAAGAAAATGCAGATGCTGAAGCTGGATAAGGAGAATGCGATAGACCGGGCAGAGCAAGCAGAGGTTGACAAGAAGGGAGCCGAGGACAAATGCAAACAG ctggaggaggagctgctgggcCTGCAGAAGAAACTCAAAGGAGTAGAAGATGAGCTGGACAAATACTCTGAGTCTCTGAAGGACGcccaggagaagctggagcaagCAGAGAAAAAGGCAACGGAT GCGGAGGCAGAAGTGGCGTCTCTGAATAGGCGCATCCAGCTGGTAGAAGAGGAGTTGGACCGAGCTCAGGAGAGGCTAGCTACTGCTCTACAGAAGCTGGAGGAGGCAGAGAAAGCTGCAGATGAAAGCGAGAG AGGAATGAAGGTGATAGAGAACAGAGCAacaaaagatgaagagaaaatggAAATCCAGGAGATGCAGCTCAAGGAGGCCAAACACATTGCTGAAGAGGCGGACCGTAAATATGAAGAG GTTGCACGTAAACTGGTGATTCTGGAGGGAGATCTGGAACGCTCAGAGGAGCGTGCTGAGGTGGCTGAGGC GCGGGTCAGGGAGCTTGAACAGGAGCTCAGGCTTATGGACCAGAATTTGAAGTTGATGATGTGCGGTGAGGAAGAG TACTCACAAAAAGAGGACAAATATGAAGAAGAGATTAAAGTGCTTACAGAGAAGCTGAAGGAG GCTGAAACCCGGGCAGAGTTTGCAGAAAGGTCTGTGGCTAAGCTGGAGAAGACAATTGATGATCTAGAAG agaAGCTGGCCCAGGCCAAAGAAGAGAACCTGGATATGCACCAGGTGTTGGATCAAACGCTGCAGGAGCTCAACAATCTATAG
- the tpm2 gene encoding tropomyosin beta chain isoform X2, whose amino-acid sequence MEAIKKKMQMLKLDKENAIDRAEQAEVDKKGAEDKCKQLEEELLGLQKKLKGVEDELDKYSESLKDAQEKLEQAEKKATDAEAEVASLNRRIQLVEEELDRAQERLATALQKLEEAEKAADESERGMKVIENRATKDEEKMEIQEMQLKEAKHIAEEADRKYEEVARKLVILEGDLERSEERAEVAEAKSADLEEELKNVTNNLKSLEAQAEKYSQKEDKYEEEIKVLTEKLKEAETRAEFAERSVAKLEKTIDDLEEKLAQAKEENLDMHQVLDQTLQELNNL is encoded by the exons ATGGAGGCCATCAAGAAGAAAATGCAGATGCTGAAGCTGGATAAGGAGAATGCGATAGACCGGGCAGAGCAAGCAGAGGTTGACAAGAAGGGAGCCGAGGACAAATGCAAACAG ctggaggaggagctgctgggcCTGCAGAAGAAACTCAAAGGAGTAGAAGATGAGCTGGACAAATACTCTGAGTCTCTGAAGGACGcccaggagaagctggagcaagCAGAGAAAAAGGCAACGGAT GCGGAGGCAGAAGTGGCGTCTCTGAATAGGCGCATCCAGCTGGTAGAAGAGGAGTTGGACCGAGCTCAGGAGAGGCTAGCTACTGCTCTACAGAAGCTGGAGGAGGCAGAGAAAGCTGCAGATGAAAGCGAGAG AGGAATGAAGGTGATAGAGAACAGAGCAacaaaagatgaagagaaaatggAAATCCAGGAGATGCAGCTCAAGGAGGCCAAACACATTGCTGAAGAGGCGGACCGTAAATATGAAGAG GTTGCACGTAAACTGGTGATTCTGGAGGGAGATCTGGAACGCTCAGAGGAGCGTGCTGAGGTGGCTGAGGC TAAATCAGCTGACCTTGAGGAAGAATTGAAAAATGTCACCAACAACTTGAAGTCCCTGGAAGCCCAGGCTGAGAAG TACTCACAAAAAGAGGACAAATATGAAGAAGAGATTAAAGTGCTTACAGAGAAGCTGAAGGAG GCTGAAACCCGGGCAGAGTTTGCAGAAAGGTCTGTGGCTAAGCTGGAGAAGACAATTGATGATCTAGAAG agaAGCTGGCCCAGGCCAAAGAAGAGAACCTGGATATGCACCAGGTGTTGGATCAAACGCTGCAGGAGCTCAACAATCTATAG
- the tpm2 gene encoding tropomyosin beta chain isoform X1: MEAIKKKMQMLKLDKENAIDRAEQAEVDKKGAEDKCKQLEEELLGLQKKLKGVEDELDKYSESLKDAQEKLEQAEKKATDAEAEVASLNRRIQLVEEELDRAQERLATALQKLEEAEKAADESERGMKVIENRATKDEEKMEIQEMQLKEAKHIAEEADRKYEEVARKLVILEGDLERSEERAEVAEAKSADLEEELKNVTNNLKSLEAQAEKYSQKEDKYEEEIKVLTEKLKEAETRAEFAERSVAKLEKTIDDLEDEVYAQKLKGKALSEELDLALNDMTTL; encoded by the exons ATGGAGGCCATCAAGAAGAAAATGCAGATGCTGAAGCTGGATAAGGAGAATGCGATAGACCGGGCAGAGCAAGCAGAGGTTGACAAGAAGGGAGCCGAGGACAAATGCAAACAG ctggaggaggagctgctgggcCTGCAGAAGAAACTCAAAGGAGTAGAAGATGAGCTGGACAAATACTCTGAGTCTCTGAAGGACGcccaggagaagctggagcaagCAGAGAAAAAGGCAACGGAT GCGGAGGCAGAAGTGGCGTCTCTGAATAGGCGCATCCAGCTGGTAGAAGAGGAGTTGGACCGAGCTCAGGAGAGGCTAGCTACTGCTCTACAGAAGCTGGAGGAGGCAGAGAAAGCTGCAGATGAAAGCGAGAG AGGAATGAAGGTGATAGAGAACAGAGCAacaaaagatgaagagaaaatggAAATCCAGGAGATGCAGCTCAAGGAGGCCAAACACATTGCTGAAGAGGCGGACCGTAAATATGAAGAG GTTGCACGTAAACTGGTGATTCTGGAGGGAGATCTGGAACGCTCAGAGGAGCGTGCTGAGGTGGCTGAGGC TAAATCAGCTGACCTTGAGGAAGAATTGAAAAATGTCACCAACAACTTGAAGTCCCTGGAAGCCCAGGCTGAGAAG TACTCACAAAAAGAGGACAAATATGAAGAAGAGATTAAAGTGCTTACAGAGAAGCTGAAGGAG GCTGAAACCCGGGCAGAGTTTGCAGAAAGGTCTGTGGCTAAGCTGGAGAAGACAATTGATGATCTAGAAG ATGAAGTGTATGCTCAGAAGCTGAAGGGCAAGGCTCTTAGTGAGGAGCTGGACCTGGCCCTCAACGACATGACTACACTGTAG
- the tpm2 gene encoding tropomyosin beta chain isoform X5, with protein sequence MATLTSIDAVRRKIQNLQQQAYEAEDRAELFQTEVDMEREARERAEAEVASLNRRIQLVEEELDRAQERLATALQKLEEAEKAADESERGMKVIENRATKDEEKMEIQEMQLKEAKHIAEEADRKYEEVARKLVILEGDLERSEERAEVAEAKSADLEEELKNVTNNLKSLEAQAEKYSQKEDKYEEEIKVLTEKLKEAETRAEFAERSVAKLEKTIDDLEDEVYAQKLKGKALSEELDLALNDMTTL encoded by the exons ATGGCGACCTTAACATCCATAGACGCTGTTAGGAGGAAAatccagaacctgcagcagcaggCTTACGAGGCGGAGGACCGGGCCGAACTCTTCCAGACGGAGGTGGACATGGAGAGGGAGGCCAGAGAGAGG GCGGAGGCAGAAGTGGCGTCTCTGAATAGGCGCATCCAGCTGGTAGAAGAGGAGTTGGACCGAGCTCAGGAGAGGCTAGCTACTGCTCTACAGAAGCTGGAGGAGGCAGAGAAAGCTGCAGATGAAAGCGAGAG AGGAATGAAGGTGATAGAGAACAGAGCAacaaaagatgaagagaaaatggAAATCCAGGAGATGCAGCTCAAGGAGGCCAAACACATTGCTGAAGAGGCGGACCGTAAATATGAAGAG GTTGCACGTAAACTGGTGATTCTGGAGGGAGATCTGGAACGCTCAGAGGAGCGTGCTGAGGTGGCTGAGGC TAAATCAGCTGACCTTGAGGAAGAATTGAAAAATGTCACCAACAACTTGAAGTCCCTGGAAGCCCAGGCTGAGAAG TACTCACAAAAAGAGGACAAATATGAAGAAGAGATTAAAGTGCTTACAGAGAAGCTGAAGGAG GCTGAAACCCGGGCAGAGTTTGCAGAAAGGTCTGTGGCTAAGCTGGAGAAGACAATTGATGATCTAGAAG ATGAAGTGTATGCTCAGAAGCTGAAGGGCAAGGCTCTTAGTGAGGAGCTGGACCTGGCCCTCAACGACATGACTACACTGTAG